AACCCGGACGACCCGGACCCGCGGACCGAGCTGGAGCGGTACGACCTCGCCCAGCAGCGCATCGAGCATCTCGCCGCCGACGCCGACCACTTCACCGTCACCGGCGACGGCAAACGGGTCCTGCTGTGGACCGACGGAAAGCTCAAGGTCGTGCCCAGCGACCGGCGCGCGTCGAACGACGACGAGAGCGACACCAACATCACCGTCGACCTCTCGCGGGTGCGCCAGACCGTCGACCCGGCCGCCGAATGGCGCCAGATGTACGACGAGACCGGCCGCCTCATGCGCGACAACTTCTGGCGGCCCGACCTCGGGGGCGTCGACTGGGACGCCGTCCTCGACCGGTACCGGCCCGTCCTCGACCGGGTCGCCACCCACGACGACCTCGTCGATCTGCTCTGGGAGGTCCAGGGCGAACTCGGCACCTCCCACGCGTACGTCACCCCGCGCGGCGGACACCGCGGCGGCGACGGCGCCCAGGGCCTCCTCGGGGCGGACATCTCCCGCCACGAGGACGGCGGTTGGCGCATCGACCGCATCCTTCCCTCGGAGACCTCCGACCCGGACGCACGGGCCCCGCTCGCCGCGCCCGGCGTCGCGGTGCGCGCCGGGGACGCGATCGTCGCGATCGGCGGCCGGCCGGTCGACCCCGTCGCGGGCCCCGGCCCCCTGCTCGTCGGCACGGCGGGCAAACCGGTCGAGCTGACCGTCTCCCCGGCGGGCGGCGGCGACCCGCGGCACGCCGTCGTCGTACCGCTCGCCGACGAGGAACCCCTGCGCTACCACGCCTGGGTCGCCGACCGGCGCGCCTACGTCCACGAGCGGTCCGGCGGACGACTCGGCTACCTGCACGTGCCGGACATGGTCGGCTCCGGGTGGGCGCAGCTCCACCGCGACCTGCGCATCGAGGTGGCCCGCGAGGGCCTGGTGGTGGACGTCCGGGAGAACCGCGGCGGCCACACCTCCCAGCTCGTCGTGGAGAAACTCGCCCGGCGGATCGTCGGCTGGGACCTGCCCCGCGGACTGCGTCCCTACAGCTACCCGGAGGACGCGCCGCGCGGCCCCGTCGTCTCCGTCGCCAACGAGTTCTCCGGCTCCGACGGCGACATCGTCAACGCGGCGATCAAGGCACTCGGCATCGGCCCCGTGGTCGGCACTCGCACCTGGGGCGGCGTCATCGGCATCGACAGCCGCTACCGCCTCGTCGACGGCACCCTCGTCACCCAGCCCAAGTACGCCTTCTGGCTGGAGGGTTACGAGTGGAACGTGGAGAACCACGGCGTCGATCCCGACGTCGAGGTCGTCCAGGCCCCGCAGGACCACGCGGCCGGCCGCGACACCCAGCTCGACGCGGCGATCCGGATCGCGCTCGCCGCACTGGAGGAGAACCCGGCCAAGACGGCCCCCGCACTGCCGCCGCTGTGACCGGCGGGGCGGGGCGGCCGTGAACCGTCCGTCCCGCCGGGGCGACTAGCATGCGCAGGGTAATGACCGGCCGGCGTGAGGAGGCACACGCATGATGGGCGAGCCGCAGGACGACTGCCTGTTCTGCAAGATCGTGGCGGGACAGATCCCGGCGACGCTGGTGCGCGAGACCGACACGACCGTGGCGTTCCGCGACATCAACCCGCAGGCCCCGACCCACGTCCTGGTCATCCCCAAGGTGCACTACCCGGACGCCGCGTCCCTCGCGGCCGCCGAACCCACCGTCGCGGCGGACGTCCTGCGCGACGCCGGCGAGGTCGCGGCCGAGGAGAAGCTGGACAGCTACCGCATCGTGTTCAACACGGGCAGCGGCGCCGGACAGACCGTCTTCCACGCGCACGCCCACCTCCTGGGCGGCCGCGGACTGCAGTGGCCCCCCGGATAACCGGCCTTGTCCGCACGTGAACTGGTCGTCCTCGGGACCGCAAGCCAGGTCCCGACCCGGCACCGCAACCACAACGGCTACCTGCTCCGCTGGGACGGCGAGGGTCTCCTCTTCGATCCCGGCGAGGGCACGCAGCGCCAGATGCTGCGGGCCGGCGTCGCCGCGCACGACCTGAACCGCATCTGCGTCACCCACTTCCACGGCGACCACGCCCTCGGCCTGCCCGGCGTGATCCAGCGCGTCAACCTGGACCGCGTCCCGCACGAGGTGACCGCCCACTACCCGCTCTCCGGACAGCACTTCTTCGAGCGGCTGCGCCACTCCACCGCCTATCGCGAGACCGTCGGGATCACCGAGGCACCGGTCGCGGACGACGGAGTCCTCGCCACGACCCCCGCGTACACGCTGGAGGCCCGCAGGCTCTCGCACCCCGTCGAGTCCTTCGGCTACCGCCTCGTCGAACCGGACGGCCGGCGCATGCTGCCCGAGCGGCTCGCCGAACACGGCATCAAGGGCCCCGACGTCGGGGTGCTGCACCGCGAGGGCACGCTGCGCGGCGTCTCCCTCGACGACGTCAGCGAGGTGCGGCGCGGCCAGCGGTTCGCGTTCGTCATGGACACCCGGCTCTGCGAGGGCGTGGACGCGCTGGCCGAGGACTGCGACCTGCTCGTCATCGAGTCGACGTTCCTCGACGGCGACCACCAGCTCGCCTCGGACCACGGGCACCTGACCGCCGGCCAGGCGGGCCGGGTCGCCAAGCAGGCGGGCGTCCGGCATCTCGTGCTCACCCACTTCAGCCAGCGCTACTCCGACCCCGCCGCCTTCGAGCACGAGGCCCGCGCGGCGGGCTTCGACGGCGAACTGACGGTGGCCCACGACCTCGTGAGGGTCCCGGTCCCGAAACGCCGGTGACACCCGGCGCCGGGAAGGTGCCGGCCGGCCCTTGCGTCGGCCGGACCCGTGCCCGGTGCCGGGAAGGTGCCGGTTTCGGACTGTCCGGGATCCGACCGTACGATGCTTCGATGTCCCTCCCCAAGGCTGAACTGCACCTCCACATCGAAGGCACCCTCGAACCCGAGCTGGCCTTCGCGCTCGCCGCCCGCAACGGCGTGACCCTGCCGTACGCCGACACCGAGGACCTGCGCACGGCGTATCTCTTCGACGACCTCCAGTCGTTCCTGAACCTGTACTACGAGCTCATGGCCGTGCTGCGGACCGAGCAGGACTTCGCCGACCTGGCCGACGCCTATCTCGCCCGGGCCGCCGCGCAGGGCGTGCGGCACGCCGAGATCTTCTTCGACCCGCAGGCGCACATCGCCCGGGGCGTGTCCATGGGGACGGTCGTCGAGGGGCTGTGGCGGGCGCTCGGGCGCAGCGAGGAGACCCACGGCGTCTCCACCCAGCTGATCATGTGCTTCCTGCGCGACGAGTCCGCCGAGTCCGCCATGGACACCCTGGAGGCCGCGAAGCCCCACCTCGACCGGATCGTCGGCATCGGCCTCGACTCCGCCGAGGTCGGCCACCCGCCGGTCAAGTTCCGCGCCGTGTACGAGGCCGCCGCCGCGCTCGGTCTGCGGCGCGTCGCGCACGCGGGCGAGGAGGGCCCGCCCGCCTACATCACCGAGGCCCTGGACGTCCTCGGCGTCGAGCGCATCGACCACGGGCTGCGCTGCATGGAGGACCCCGAGCTGGTCGAACGGCTCGTCCGGGACCGGGTGCCGCTGACGCTGTGCCCGCTGTCGAACGTACGGCTGCGCGCCGTGGACGTGCTGGCCGAGCACCCGCTGCCCGCCATGCTGGACGCCGGCCTGCTCTGCACGGTCAACTCCGACGACCCCGCCTACTTCGGCGGCTACGCCGGTGACACCTTCCGTGCCGTGCGCGAGGCCCTGGGACTCGGCCCCGAGCGGCTGCGGGAACTGGCGCGCAACTCCTTCGAGGCGTCCTTCCTGGAGCACGACGAGGAGCGGCGCGCCCGCTACATCGCCGAGGTGGAGGCGTACGAGTTCTCGTGACGGGGGCGGGAGCCCGGCCGGGCGTTCCCCGGCCGGGCCTCGCGCGCCTTCCGCTCCGGACGCGTCACACGCCTTCCGCCGCGGACGCCGCCGTCGCCGCTCCGGCGTGCCGGGGGCCGGCCGTGCCGTACGCCTCCCGTGGGGCGGGCACGGCGTCCAGCGGGCTCCCGGCGACCGGGATCTCGACGACCGGCAGACGCGCGAACGGGTCCTCGGCGGACGGGCTGTCCGCGAGAAGGTCCGCCAGGCCCGCGACGTCCGCGCCCGTGACCTGCCCGGCCGCGCTCTCCACGGCCGCCGTCTCCGGTACGGGAATGTCGACGACCGGGATCTCGACGACCGGGATCTCGGCGAGCGGGATCTCGGCGAGCGGGATCTCCACGACGGGGATCTCCACGACCTGGCTGCGGCGCGGGCGCCGGGCGACCAGGGTCATCGGGACGGTGACCAGCAGCAGGCCGGCCGCGAGGACCAGGCCCATCGCCGGATAGCCCGCCCGCGCCGACAGCAGGCTGCCGGTGAGCGGCCCGCACGCCGTACCGAGCGAGGACGCGGAGCCGACGAGGACCGCCCACCGGCCGCGCCGGTCCATCGACGCGGCGAGCCCGATCACGTACGACAGGACCACCGGGTACAGCGTGTTCCAGGCGATCTCACCCGTCGCGAACGACGTCAGGTCGGACGCCGCCGCGCTCAGCGCGATGCAGCCGGCGATCAGCACCGTGCCCAGGCCGATCGGCAGTGCCCCGCCGAGCCGCGGTCCGAGGACCCCCGCGCACACGACGCCGAGGAGTCCCGCCCCCAGTGCCACCGCGAACACCGCGCCGACGGTCACCTCGCCGAGCCCCGCCTGCGTGAGCCCGATCCGGCCGCTCACCCCCCACAGGGAGTTCTGCGCGAGCGACCAGAAGAGCATCGCCGCCGCGAGCAGCAGGCCGGAGCGGCGGTACGGCAGCGGGCCGGCCGGGCGCACGGTCCGCGTCGCCGCGGAGCGGGCCGGCAGACGGCCCGTCAGCGGCAGGACGAGCAGCGCCGTGACGGCGATCGCGGCCAGGGGGACGCCGTGCGCCGGGCCCAGGTGCGGGATCGTCAGATACAGCGCGCCCGCGAGGGCGGAGACGCCGAGCAGACCCGTGGTGGTGACGCGGTGCGGGTCGCGGCGGCCGGCGATCCCGGTCGCGGCGACCGTGGTGGCCGTACCGGAGCCGAATCCGCCGACGACCGCGCCGGCCACGACGAGGGGGAGCGCGGTCGACAGCGCGGCGGTGCCGTAGCCGGCGACCGCGAGGAGCAGCCCGGCGCGGGCGAGCCGGCGGGGGCCGAAACGGTCGACGCGGGAAGCGAGCAGGAAGCCGGCCGAGGCCGAACTCAGCAGCAGGACACTGCCGATGGCTCCGGCCTGGGTCGCCGACAGCGGGAGTCCCGCGTCGAGGCGGCCGACGGTGGTGGGGAGGAGATACGCGGCGAGGTACCCGGCCGTGAAAAGGGCGACGAGTGGCCAGGGCGTGGTGGTGCGGGCGGACACGGGCGTTCCCAGGGCATGCGAAAGGAGCGGCTCAAGAAGGGGGATGGGGCGGCTGTCGACGGACAGGAACGCGCGGGGCAATTTGTATCAAGGCGATGGCACCTCGAAAAAGGCGGGAGGGTGTGATCTGGAGCACCTTCTGTTTGGGGAGGGGAGCCGGGGGTAGATGGCCCGCCATTTCCCGGGGCCGTCGAGGACGTGGAGGCCCTCCCCGCGCACGGGGAGACGGTGTTCCCGCAGGTGGGGGAGCAAGCCCCACGGCATGGCCGGACGCCGTCACCGGACCCGTGGAGGCCGGCCGCCCACACCGGGAGGGCCCGCCGGACTGCCCCGCCGCCGCACGGGCAGGAGCCCACGAGGGCTCCGCGCCGAAGACGGTCCCGCGCCGGACGGCCCTCACGTGCGACACCCGCCGGACCCGCGGCACCGACGCCGGCCACCAGGACGGCGGCCCGCACCGACCACGGCGACGCCCCGGCGTGACCCACGGCCCGGACGGCGGGTGTGGTGCACACTGGCCAGATCCGTACCACCCCAGGGAGCACACCGTGATCGCGTCCAACGGCGAAGGACCGTTCGTCCAGGCACATGTGGACCCGCTCGCCGGGCTGCGCACGCCGCAGGACCCGCCCTGGGACGTCTACCTCACCGGCACCGTCTTCCTGGACATCATCTTCACCGGCCTCGACTCCGCCCCCGTGCGCGGCACCGAGTCCTGGGCGCGCGGCATGGGTTCGAGCCCCGGCGGGGTCGCGAACATGGCCACCGCCCTCGCCCGCCTCGGCCTGCGCACCTCCCTGGCCGCGGCCTTCGGGGACGACCACTACGGCGAGTACTGCTGGGACGCCCTGGAACAGGGCGAGGGCATCGACCTGTCCGCCTCCCGGACCGTGCCCGACTGGCACTCCCCGGTCACCGTGTCCATGGCCTACGAGGGCGAACGGACCATGGTCAGCCACGGCCACGAGCCGCCACCCGTGGAAGCGGCAGCCGCCCCCGACCGCCCGCCCCGCGCACGGGCCGCCGTCGCCTCCCTCACCCCCGGCGTCCGCGACCCCTGGATCGCCCAGGCCGCGAGCCGCGGCACCCGGATCTTCGCCGACGTCGGCTGGGACGACACCGGCCGCTGGGACCTCGCCGGCCTCGCCGACCTCGCCCACTGCGAGGCGTTCCTGCCCAACGCCGAGGAGGCCATGCGCTACACCGGCGCCGACTGCCCCCGCGCCGCGGCCCACGCGCTCGCCGAACACGTACCGCTCGCGGTCGTCACCCTCGGCTCCGAGGGCGCCTACGCCGTCGACGGCCGCACCGGCGACAGCGCGGCCGTCCCCGCCATCGCCGTCGAGGCACTCGACCCCACCGGCGCCGGAGACGTCTTCGTCGCCGGATTCGTCATGGGCACCCTCGCCGACTGGCCCCTCGCCGACCGCCTCGCCTTCGCCGGCCTCACCGCCGCGCTCTCCGTCCAGGACTTCGGCGGCTCCCTCTCCGCGCCCGGCTGGTCGGAGATCGCCGCCTGGTGGCGCCGCGTCCAGTCCGTCGACGACCAGGATCCGACGGCGCTGCGCCGGTACGCCTTCCTGGAAGGACTGCTGCCCGCGGTCACCCGCCCCTGGCCGCTGCGCCGCGCGGTGCCGACGATCGGCTTCGGCCGCTCGGTGTGAGGTCACGACCGCGTGACGTGAGGAAAAGCCCTACGGCTCTGTCAGCGCCGCGACGTACGCTGGGAGACGCAACGCTGCCCGTGTGGCAAGCGTGCCGACCGAGGAGGATACGCAGGCCTACAGAGCCGGCCCATGACTCAGACACCCACAGCTCACGGCCCCGCCCAGGGGCAGGCGCGCGCGCACTTCACCGTCCCGGCCAAGCACCCCATGGTGACCGTTCTGGGGTCCGGAGACTCGCTGCTGCGCGTGATCGAGACGGCCTTCCCGGCGGCCGACATCCATGTCCGGGGCAACGAGATCAGTGCGGTCGGCGACGCCGGTGAAGTCGCTCTCGTCCAGCGCCTGTTCGACGAGATGATGCTGGTGCTCCGCACCGGGCAGCCCATGACGGAGGACGCAGTGGAACGCTCGATCGCCATGCTGAGGGCGAGCGAGAACGGGGAGGGCGACGGCCAGGAGACACCGGCCGAAGTGCTCACGCAGAACATCCTGTCCTCGCGAGGCCGCACCATCCGCCCCAAGACGCTCAACCAGAAGCGCTACGTCGACGCCATCGACAAGCACACCATCGTGTTCGGCATCGGCCCCGCCGGCACGGGCAAGACCTACCTCGCCATGGCCAAGGCCGTCCAGGCCCTGCAGTCCAAGCAGGTCAACCGCATCATCCTGACCCGCCCCGCGGTCGAGGCCGGCGAGCGCCTCGGCTTCCTCCCGGGCACGCTCTACGAGAAGATCGACCCCTACCTGCGCCCGCTGTACGACGCGCTGCACGACATGCTCGACCCCGACTCCATCCCGAAACTGATGGCCTCGGGCACGATCGAGGTGGCACCGCTGGCATACATGCGCGGCCGGGCCCAGCCGCTCTTCACGAACGTACTGACACCGGAAGGCTGGCGCCCCATCGGCGACCTTCAGGTGGGCGACCTGGTCATCGGATCGAACGGAGAACCCACCCCGGTTCTCGGCGTCTATCCGCAGGGCGAGAAGGACGTCTACCGGGTCGCCGCCCAGGACGGCTCCTGGACGCTGGCCTGCGGCGAGCATCTGTGGACAGTACGGACGCGCGACGACAGGCGTCGTGACAAGCCGTGGCGCGTCCTGGAGACACAGGAGATGATCGGCAACCTGCGGGCGGCACACGCTCGCCGGTACGAGCTGCCGATGCTCACGGCCGCGGTCAGCATGCCCGAGCGTGAGGTTCCCATGGACCCCTACGCGCTGGGCCTTCTTCTCGGAGACGGCTGCCTCACCGGCTCGACCACGCCTTCGTTCGCTTCGGAGGACCGAGAGCTGGTGGAGGCGCTGGACGCAGCACTTCCCGGGGTCACCCTCCGGCACCGGGGCGGCCCGGACTACACGCTCAACCGGATCAAGAGCCCGGGCGACGTGGTCACCCTGGAGAACCCGGTCACGCGGATCCTGCGTGAGCTGGACCTGCTCCGGACGCGCTCGCACTCCAAATTCGTGCCCGACGACTACCTGCACAACTCGGCCGAGGTGCGTCTGGGGGTCCTCCAAGGGCTCCTGGACTCGGACGGTGGTCCGGTCACGCAGGAGGACCGCACGTGCCGGATCCAGTACACGACGACCTCGATCCTGCTCCGCGACGACGTGATCTCCCTCGTGCGGTCGCTGGGCGGCGTCGCGTACACCCGTCGACGGGCGGCAGAAGGCCGCAAGCCCGGAAGGGCCCATGGCCGTGACGTGCGTTTCAATCACGACGCGCACATCGTCGACATCCGCCTCCCCGAAGGCATCGAGCCCTTCCGCCTCGCCCGCAAGCGCGACAAGTACCAGGAGGCCGGCGGCGGCGGACGCCCGATGCGGTTCATCGACAGCATCGAGCCCGCGGGCAGGGAGGAGACGGTCTGTATCCAGGTAGCAGCCGAGGACTCGCTGTACGTCACGCAGGACTACCTGCTGACGCACAACACCCTCAACGACGCCTTCATCATCCTGGACGAGGCCCAGAACACGAGCCCCGAGCAGATGAAGATGTTCCTCACCCGGCTCGGCTTCGAGTCGAAGATCGTGATCACCGGTGACGTGACGCAGGTCGACCTGCCGAGCGGCACCAAGTCGGGTCTGCGGCAGGTCCAGGACATCCTGGAAGGCCTCGACGACGTGCACTTCTCACGGCTCACGTCCCAGGATGTCGTCCGGCACAAGCTGGTCGGCCGTATCGTCGACGCGTACGAGAAGTACGACAGCGAGAACGGCACCGAGAACGGCACGCACAAGGGCCGCGGCAACGCCGGACACAAGGGGAAGTAGACCAGCACGACCATGTCGATCGACGTCAACAACGAATCCGGAACCGAGGTCGACGAGCAGGCGATCCTCGACATCGCCCGCTACGCGCTCGCGCGGATGCGCATCCACCCGCTCTCCGAGCTCTCGGTGATCGTCGTGGACACCGACGCCATGGAGCAGCTCCACATCCAGTGGATGGACCTGCCCGGCCCGACGGACGTCATGTCCTTCCCGATGGACGAGCTGCGTCCGCCGTCGAAGGACGACGACGAGCCGCCGCAGGGCCTGCTCGGCGACATCGTGCTCTGCCCCGAGGTCGCCGAGCAGCAGGGCAAGGACGCCGAGACGCAGCACTCCATGGACGAGGAGCTCCAACTCCTCACCGTCCACGGAGTGCTGCACCTCCTCGGCTACGACCACGAGGAGCCCGACGAGAAGGCCGAGATGTTCGGCCTCCAGGCCGCCATCGTGGACGGCTGGCGCGCGGAGAAGGGCATGACGGGTCCCTCACCGGCCCCGACCGTGTCATGAGCCCACAGCTTGTCATCGGTGCCATCGCCCTCGTCGTCGTCGCCTGGCTCGCCGCCTGCGCGGAGGCAGGGCTCGCCCGCGTCTCCAGCTTCCGCGCCGAGGAGGCCGTCCGCAGCGGCCGGCGCGGCAGCGCGAAACTCGCCCAGATCGCCGCGGACCCGACGCGCTACCTGAACGTCGCGCTCCTCGTCCGTGTCGCCTGCGAGATGGCGGCCGCCGCGCTCGTCGTCTACGCCTGCCTCCAGGAGTTCGACAGGACCTGGCAGGCCCTCTCCGTCGCGATCGCCGTCATGGTCCTCGTGTCGTACGTCGCGGTCGGCGTCTCGCCGCGCACCATCGGCCGTCAGCACCCGCTGAACACCGCGACGGCCGCCGCGTACGTCCTGCTGCCGCTGGCCCGCGTCATGGGCCCGATCCCCCCGCTGCTCATCCTCATCGGCAACGCGCTCACCCCCGGCAAGGGCTTCCGGCGCGGCCCGTTCGCCTCCGAGGCGGAACTGCGGGCACTCGTCGACCTCGCCGAGAAGGAGTCCCTCATCGAGGACGAGGAGCGCCGCATGGTGCACTCCGTCTTCGAACTGGGCGACACCCTCGTGCGCGAGGTCATGGTGCCGCGCACCGACCTCGTCGTCATCGAGCGCTACAAGACGATCCGGCAGGCCCTCACCCTGGCCCTGCGCTCCGGCTTCTCGCGCATCCCGGTCACCGGGGAGAGCGAGGACGACATCGTCGGGATCGTCTACCTGAAGGACCTCGCCCGCAAGACGCACATCAGCCGGGACGCCGAGTCCGAGCTGGTGGCCACCGCCATGCGCCCCGCCACCTTCGTGCCCGACACGAAGAACGCGGGCGACCTGCTGCGCGAGATGCAGCAGGAACGCAACCACGTCGCCGTCGTCATCGACGAGTACGGCGGCACCGC
The window above is part of the Streptomyces sp. NBC_01428 genome. Proteins encoded here:
- a CDS encoding PhoH family protein translates to MTQTPTAHGPAQGQARAHFTVPAKHPMVTVLGSGDSLLRVIETAFPAADIHVRGNEISAVGDAGEVALVQRLFDEMMLVLRTGQPMTEDAVERSIAMLRASENGEGDGQETPAEVLTQNILSSRGRTIRPKTLNQKRYVDAIDKHTIVFGIGPAGTGKTYLAMAKAVQALQSKQVNRIILTRPAVEAGERLGFLPGTLYEKIDPYLRPLYDALHDMLDPDSIPKLMASGTIEVAPLAYMRGRAQPLFTNVLTPEGWRPIGDLQVGDLVIGSNGEPTPVLGVYPQGEKDVYRVAAQDGSWTLACGEHLWTVRTRDDRRRDKPWRVLETQEMIGNLRAAHARRYELPMLTAAVSMPEREVPMDPYALGLLLGDGCLTGSTTPSFASEDRELVEALDAALPGVTLRHRGGPDYTLNRIKSPGDVVTLENPVTRILRELDLLRTRSHSKFVPDDYLHNSAEVRLGVLQGLLDSDGGPVTQEDRTCRIQYTTTSILLRDDVISLVRSLGGVAYTRRRAAEGRKPGRAHGRDVRFNHDAHIVDIRLPEGIEPFRLARKRDKYQEAGGGGRPMRFIDSIEPAGREETVCIQVAAEDSLYVTQDYLLTHNTLNDAFIILDEAQNTSPEQMKMFLTRLGFESKIVITGDVTQVDLPSGTKSGLRQVQDILEGLDDVHFSRLTSQDVVRHKLVGRIVDAYEKYDSENGTENGTHKGRGNAGHKGK
- a CDS encoding histidine triad nucleotide-binding protein, which translates into the protein MMGEPQDDCLFCKIVAGQIPATLVRETDTTVAFRDINPQAPTHVLVIPKVHYPDAASLAAAEPTVAADVLRDAGEVAAEEKLDSYRIVFNTGSGAGQTVFHAHAHLLGGRGLQWPPG
- a CDS encoding carbohydrate kinase family protein — translated: MIASNGEGPFVQAHVDPLAGLRTPQDPPWDVYLTGTVFLDIIFTGLDSAPVRGTESWARGMGSSPGGVANMATALARLGLRTSLAAAFGDDHYGEYCWDALEQGEGIDLSASRTVPDWHSPVTVSMAYEGERTMVSHGHEPPPVEAAAAPDRPPRARAAVASLTPGVRDPWIAQAASRGTRIFADVGWDDTGRWDLAGLADLAHCEAFLPNAEEAMRYTGADCPRAAAHALAEHVPLAVVTLGSEGAYAVDGRTGDSAAVPAIAVEALDPTGAGDVFVAGFVMGTLADWPLADRLAFAGLTAALSVQDFGGSLSAPGWSEIAAWWRRVQSVDDQDPTALRRYAFLEGLLPAVTRPWPLRRAVPTIGFGRSV
- a CDS encoding MFS transporter — protein: MSARTTTPWPLVALFTAGYLAAYLLPTTVGRLDAGLPLSATQAGAIGSVLLLSSASAGFLLASRVDRFGPRRLARAGLLLAVAGYGTAALSTALPLVVAGAVVGGFGSGTATTVAATGIAGRRDPHRVTTTGLLGVSALAGALYLTIPHLGPAHGVPLAAIAVTALLVLPLTGRLPARSAATRTVRPAGPLPYRRSGLLLAAAMLFWSLAQNSLWGVSGRIGLTQAGLGEVTVGAVFAVALGAGLLGVVCAGVLGPRLGGALPIGLGTVLIAGCIALSAAASDLTSFATGEIAWNTLYPVVLSYVIGLAASMDRRGRWAVLVGSASSLGTACGPLTGSLLSARAGYPAMGLVLAAGLLLVTVPMTLVARRPRRSQVVEIPVVEIPLAEIPLAEIPVVEIPVVDIPVPETAAVESAAGQVTGADVAGLADLLADSPSAEDPFARLPVVEIPVAGSPLDAVPAPREAYGTAGPRHAGAATAASAAEGV
- a CDS encoding ribonuclease Z; translated protein: MSARELVVLGTASQVPTRHRNHNGYLLRWDGEGLLFDPGEGTQRQMLRAGVAAHDLNRICVTHFHGDHALGLPGVIQRVNLDRVPHEVTAHYPLSGQHFFERLRHSTAYRETVGITEAPVADDGVLATTPAYTLEARRLSHPVESFGYRLVEPDGRRMLPERLAEHGIKGPDVGVLHREGTLRGVSLDDVSEVRRGQRFAFVMDTRLCEGVDALAEDCDLLVIESTFLDGDHQLASDHGHLTAGQAGRVAKQAGVRHLVLTHFSQRYSDPAAFEHEARAAGFDGELTVAHDLVRVPVPKRR
- a CDS encoding hemolysin family protein, with product MSPQLVIGAIALVVVAWLAACAEAGLARVSSFRAEEAVRSGRRGSAKLAQIAADPTRYLNVALLVRVACEMAAAALVVYACLQEFDRTWQALSVAIAVMVLVSYVAVGVSPRTIGRQHPLNTATAAAYVLLPLARVMGPIPPLLILIGNALTPGKGFRRGPFASEAELRALVDLAEKESLIEDEERRMVHSVFELGDTLVREVMVPRTDLVVIERYKTIRQALTLALRSGFSRIPVTGESEDDIVGIVYLKDLARKTHISRDAESELVATAMRPATFVPDTKNAGDLLREMQQERNHVAVVIDEYGGTAGIVTIEDILEEIVGEITDEYDRELPPVQDLGDDRYRVTARLDIGDLGELYGFEAYDDEDVETVGGLLAKALGRVPIAGASSVVALPDGRELRLTAEASAGRRNKIVTVLVEPVGPDGPAPEEKPE
- a CDS encoding adenosine deaminase, which gives rise to MSLPKAELHLHIEGTLEPELAFALAARNGVTLPYADTEDLRTAYLFDDLQSFLNLYYELMAVLRTEQDFADLADAYLARAAAQGVRHAEIFFDPQAHIARGVSMGTVVEGLWRALGRSEETHGVSTQLIMCFLRDESAESAMDTLEAAKPHLDRIVGIGLDSAEVGHPPVKFRAVYEAAAALGLRRVAHAGEEGPPAYITEALDVLGVERIDHGLRCMEDPELVERLVRDRVPLTLCPLSNVRLRAVDVLAEHPLPAMLDAGLLCTVNSDDPAYFGGYAGDTFRAVREALGLGPERLRELARNSFEASFLEHDEERRARYIAEVEAYEFS
- the ybeY gene encoding rRNA maturation RNase YbeY gives rise to the protein MSIDVNNESGTEVDEQAILDIARYALARMRIHPLSELSVIVVDTDAMEQLHIQWMDLPGPTDVMSFPMDELRPPSKDDDEPPQGLLGDIVLCPEVAEQQGKDAETQHSMDEELQLLTVHGVLHLLGYDHEEPDEKAEMFGLQAAIVDGWRAEKGMTGPSPAPTVS